The DNA window GGAAGATGTCGGCGCGGCCCGAGCGCAGGTAGGCGTGCCAGAGCCAGAGGTCGGGCGACAGCTCCGAGTTGTCCCAGGCGTATCCGCCGACGTCGTAGCGCCACTGGTGGCGGGCCGGGTCGTAGGAGTGCATGACGTCGCCGTAGTCCCAGAATCCGTACCAGCGCCGCATCTCCACCTGGTCCTTGTAATAGGTGAGGAGGAAGTCCAGATGGTCCTCGATCCTCGCCTTGGCGGGCACGGACCGGTCGGGCTCGGAGAAGAGGCCGCCGAAGACCTTCGCCTTGACGAGCTGCCTGGGCGGGGCGGCGAGCTGGGGCGGGGTGCGGACGGCCGTCACCTCGCGCGCCAGCGTTTCGGCGTCGGGGGTGGACGCGTGCGCCCAGAAGAGGAGTTCGCTGGTACGGGCGATTCCGTACGGGGTGCCGAAGCCCGGCTCGTAGTCCTCGTAGGTGATGTTGAGACCTTCGAGCTGTTCGGCGTACGTGTCCTGGCCCAGGCCGTCGTGGTAGAAGCGCAGGTCCATGGGCGGAGCCTCGGGTGACCAGAGCCAGAGCGTGACCTCGGCCTCGTCGGTGTGCGCGGACCGGATGTCGAGCCCGGCGGGGTGCTTCTCCCAGAAGTCGCGCAGCCCGAAGGAGAGTCCGCCGCTCGCACCGCCGACGTAACCGAAGCCGGAAGCCCGGCGTCCGCCGCCGGCCGGGATCCAGCCGTGACCCCGTTTTGTGCGCTTGCGCAGGGTGAAGCCGTCGGCGGAGAGCTGGCTGAGGGTGTAGTCGCCCCAGGCCGGGACGAGGTGCAGCCGGCTGGTGACGCGCTGGTCCCAGGTGGCCGGGTCGGGCAGCTTCCGGCCCTCGAACTGCGCCGCCTGGACGGCGGCTCCGGGGTCGCGGCGCAGGCCCGTGACGCCCTTCACGGCTTCGCGCAGCAGGCCGGTGCCGTCACCGCCGATGCGGATGTGCCGGTCGTACGTCTCGTCGCGCATCGGCACCGTGAAGCGGACGCCGAGACCGCGGATGAAGTCGCCGCTCGCCTTGCCGGGCTCCTGGGTGCCGTCGTACGTGATCGTGTGGACCATCCGGAACGACTCGGCGCCCGCGTAGAAGTAGAGCCGGACGGAGAACGGCAGCCAGCCGCGGTTGCCACGGCGGTGCTTGCCGTCGACGCGGACCACGGCGCGGACCGGACCGTCCTGCTCCACCTCAGTTTCCGCGATCGCGCTCTCGAAGCGTTCGTACGTCGCGCTGCCCTGGTCGCCGTCCTCGATCTCGCCCTGGCGCAGGAGGACGAGACGGCCGTTCTTGGCGATCTCGGTGCTTCCCCGGGTGACGGACTTGACGAGCGAGGAGCCGGACGTGCCGATCCGGGCGGTGATGACACCCGTCGAGATCTCGACGGCGCCGCCCCGGTGGGCGACGGTGACCTCGCGGGCGGGCGCGGCCGGGGTCCCGGCGCCGAGGGTGAAGGCGGCGGCCGTGGCCTCCGGGCCGACGGCGTGCGCGGTCCACTTCAGCGAGCCGTCGGGCCAGTGGGCGAGCGGCCAGGACTGGACGGGGACGGCCCTGCCGTCGGCGGTGGTCAGGGCGAAGGTCTGGTCCGGGGCGTACGCGCCCTTCGGCCAGGGGACGCCGAGCGTGGACCCGGGCGCGGCTCCCAGCCCCGCTTCCTCCTCCAGCCACTTCAGGGTCACGGGGTCCGCGTCCGCGCCGGTGGCGGTCTCGGTCCCCGACGCGGCGGCATGGGCGTTGGTGGCGCCGAGCGCCCAGCTGAACTGGGCGGCGGCGCCGGCCGCCGCTGCCGCCCTGAGCAGGGATCTGCGGGGGATCGGAGACATGGCTGTGCCCTTCGGTAGGGAGGATGTGTGTGAAAGAGAGAAAGGTGCTGCGGGACAGGGCGCCGGCTCAGCGGGCGGCGTACCGCTGCTCGACGGCGACGGCCGCCGCCGTGACGGCTCCGACCACCGGGACCGCCAGCGGCGCCGCGAACCAGGCGGAGGCGGCGACGACCGCGAATCCGCCGACGATCAGGAACGACCCGGCGGGGTCCAGGACCGTACGCCGGCCCGCCGCCCCGAGCAGGGCGCGCCAGGACACCCCGGGCTCCCAGCCCGCGGCGGCCCGCAGCACCGTCACCGCGCAGCCGGTGAACGCAAGGACGCCCACGGCTGCTACCGGGGCGCCGCCGGGCAGTCCGGCCCGTACGGCCGCGAGGTCCAGCCACAGCAGCCAGGCCGCCACCCACCCGGCGAGGCCCACGGCCCAGCCGCGGCGGGCGGCCGCACGGAAGTCGGCGGCGAACTCCCGCCACCCGGCCGGCTCCCGGCCCACCAGATGGCGTCGCAGATGCCGGGCCCCGGCGGCGAGCGCGGCCGGTCCCGTCACCCCCGGGAGCGAGCACAGCACGATCCAGACGCCGGTCAGCAGGCACTCGGCGAAGACGCCGAAACGCTCGTGGAAGCGTGCCATCGCTCAGCCCTTCAGCCCGGACGTGGCCATGCCGTCGATGAGGTAGCGCTGGAAGGCCAGGAAGAACGCCAGCACGGGCAGCAGCGCCACCAGTGACATGGCGATCATGCCGCCGTAGTCGGCGACCGCGTCCTGGTCGACGAACATCTTGAGCCCCAGTGAAACGGTGTAGTTCTCGGGCTCGTTGAGATAGAGCAGCGGGCCCATGAAGTCGTTCCAGGCGTTGATGAACGTGAAGATCGCGCTGGTGATCAGGGCGGGGCGGCACAGCGGGAGTGTGATCGACCAGTAGATCCGCAGGTGCCCGCAGCCGTCGAGGCGCGCCGCCTCGTCCAGTTCCTTCGGCAGGTTCCGCATGAACTGGACCATGAGGAAGACGAAGAACGCGTCGACGGCGAGGTACTTGCCGAGCAGCAGCGGCACCATGGTGTTGA is part of the Streptomyces agglomeratus genome and encodes:
- a CDS encoding Tat pathway signal sequence domain protein, whose amino-acid sequence is MSPIPRRSLLRAAAAAGAAAQFSWALGATNAHAAASGTETATGADADPVTLKWLEEEAGLGAAPGSTLGVPWPKGAYAPDQTFALTTADGRAVPVQSWPLAHWPDGSLKWTAHAVGPEATAAAFTLGAGTPAAPAREVTVAHRGGAVEISTGVITARIGTSGSSLVKSVTRGSTEIAKNGRLVLLRQGEIEDGDQGSATYERFESAIAETEVEQDGPVRAVVRVDGKHRRGNRGWLPFSVRLYFYAGAESFRMVHTITYDGTQEPGKASGDFIRGLGVRFTVPMRDETYDRHIRIGGDGTGLLREAVKGVTGLRRDPGAAVQAAQFEGRKLPDPATWDQRVTSRLHLVPAWGDYTLSQLSADGFTLRKRTKRGHGWIPAGGGRRASGFGYVGGASGGLSFGLRDFWEKHPAGLDIRSAHTDEAEVTLWLWSPEAPPMDLRFYHDGLGQDTYAEQLEGLNITYEDYEPGFGTPYGIARTSELLFWAHASTPDAETLAREVTAVRTPPQLAAPPRQLVKAKVFGGLFSEPDRSVPAKARIEDHLDFLLTYYKDQVEMRRWYGFWDYGDVMHSYDPARHQWRYDVGGYAWDNSELSPDLWLWHAYLRSGRADIFRFAEAMTRHTGEVDVYHLGTWAGLGTRHGIQHYADSAKQQRIANTTYRRFYYFLTADERTGDLMHANVDSDETFLALDPIRKIRTEPYTPDRHALSIGFGTDWSGLVSAWLTEWERGGPKAAKAKARVLSTMETIAAQPNGFVQGSGLYDLDTGRFAVAKEAKVGVSHLSAVFGLNELCAELIDLIDMPEFRDAYLDYCRYFNATKAEQAARYGTHFGSLILFQGHSRLDAYAAVQTGDAKLARRAWEKFYNSDGYKESSPWRTEKVGGPVTLVPGSEADWVYTNDTALYGLAAIENLALIGDRMP